GTGGCTTCCCCCCCCCAGGAGAGCTGCAGAAGCCTCCGCCATTACATCACCCACACCTTGGGGCCCTACGTGGTGAACGTGACGTCGGCGGCCCAGCTGTGCAGCCGCCAGCTGTGTCACGGGCATGGACGGTGCGTGAGGCAGCACCCTGACGAGCTGGGAGCCTTCCTGCACCTCCGCCCGCAGCAGTGGGGAGCGGACCCCATGCTGACCAATCACCTGGGCACGGACAAGCCGGGCCAGAGGGCATGGGGGCAATTCTGCTGCCACTGCTACCGTGGATGGACGGGCGCCAGCTGTGAGAAGCAGGGGTGGACCGAGCCCAGCAGGGGCCCTGACTGCATTGCGCCAGCCCAGTATCCGGACATCTGCATCGCAGTGCGGGACAGAAACACGATGGGCTCCCAGGTCTGCCCTAAGTCTTCCTACGAGGGGAAGACGGAGCTCAGGTGACCGCCTGGATCAGGGGGTGGCTCATGGGACCTCAGCAGGTCCACAGACATGGAACCCGGGGAGAAGGGAGCCTGTGGTGGTCGTGGAAATTCCTGCACTGACGCGCCCTTTTTTCCTGGCTAGACGGATGAATCTGCCACAGGATGATCAACTGTTCCTAGGGGATCAGCCGGGACTGCCCAGTCCAGCCATAAGAATCTATCCTTCCCGCCCACAAATAAAACGATCAATGAATCCATGCTGGGATAAGCCCCTTTAAAGGGGAGGAGATGCCCAGTCCCAGATGAGTTCATCCAGGGGAGATCTAGCCCCGTGGCACACACCCAATGTGAGCTGCATCAGCAGAGAGAGAACCAGGGCACCTTCCGCCCCCAAAGCACATGCCCCAACCCTGTGAGCTAAAGGAGTAGCTCCATAAGTCGCTCCTCGTAGGAGGTTCTTATCTCCTCTGAGAGCCAGGGCTAGCGAGAGCCACAATGGCCAGTGAGTAACAGGCACTCAGTTGCCTGTAGATCAGCAAGGAGCTGCCTCGGGCATTAAGTCACAGGCAGTGGGGGAGTTTGGCAGGGAGGATGGTACAGTTCAAAGGCCCCAAATCCTCAGGAGGCAGCATGACTTCCCCacccctggcctcctccctgcccccaatgcCCCTACGCCGGATCCCCCCCCTCCATCAACCACTGCATTTCTGGAACAGGGCCAGCTGCACATGTTCTTGCTGCCATCTCAAGAGGGGCCCTGGCACTGTGCAAAGGGCTGGGGGTGAGCTGTGATGGGCCGCGGCCATCAGATGCTCTAGTGAGGGGAGCAAGCCAAGAGCCATGGGCTCCCATGCCTTGGCAGCGGGTCAGCTCTCGCtgactggccctggcttttaattcCTGAGCCCTTGGGGATGGCTGAGCTGTGTGGCATGGTCCCATCTCTATGTTCTACATCCCCGGAAGCCCCACCGTGGTCTCTCCTCCCCATGGCTTCAGCCCGGACGTGATcagacccccagccccactcctacAGCTTCAATTAATGGCCGACTAAAACCAGTCCATTAAGATGACTTCAGATGAGGGAAAGGATTTCAGCCAATCACAGTCCAGCAGTATTTATTATGTTCCCACCCCCAAATTAAAGTGAAAAGCTTGTGCGTCCAATCACACCATGCCTTTTCCACTCAGGCCACTCCCTGTTCATTCTTTAGCCCCGCCCCAAAGGATTAAATGAACCAGAATGATACGTGCTACCTCCATGTGAATGCAATATAACTTATCTAAAGCCTTACCTGTGTAAAGCTGGTGTCTTTCTCTGCTGCCCAGACTGGGAGCTTTGCTTAGAGGCTCTGTGACGCTTCCcgggggtacccagggttgtgaggcccCTTGCTACCACttgcccttagtgtgaggaaaCCTTGTCTGTGctctgccaggggtcagctccctggCTTCGCCAGCCATGCAGGCTCTGCTGTTCCTCGGTAGGTTTGTGATAGGCTCTGGAGTGCCAAACCCCCGGTCCACTGGCCACTCATGGGATTCACAGTACGCCCCAGCTCCTCCTTCGCACACAGCTCTGcttcacacacacagcacttagacaTGTTTGTAGTGAACACGTGCGCTAAAGTGCATTTACCAAAGAGCAGCGAGTCAAGTGCTGGCAAGTAGCAAGCTTGGGACCATGGcattacatgtaaaataaaagcCTTCTGGAGCACAatttaattaacaagatactgGTGTTGATAAATTACACAGGCCATTGCTTGACCACAGTTTGGTTCATCATGAAATAGAGTCAGGAGATCAAATACCCAGTATCAGTGGATTTATTGCTAAAAGCCAAGAAGAATATAGAAAAGGGAAAAGGTTCAGTACAGTTCCAGGAAGCTGGCTCGTGCAGCCTTGTTTTGTTCACCTCACACAGCCAGTGTGCTCCCAAAGTTACAGCCCTCGGTTTGTATCCTGCCTGGTCACAAGTACAGGGTACATCGGAAACTACATGTAACCACTCAGCATTGTGTCTTGTGTTCTGGTACCATGGTGTACCCCTTATCGCTTTGTACTGAACACAGGCATTCCAGGTACCCTGCGGCATGAAGGCACCTCCTAGGTGTAGAACAATTGGTGTAGAACAATCTTATGTCCTGTCCTCCTCTTTTGGGACAGGCTGTGTTCACCTGGGAGAGTAACTCCCTTTCTGTTGCTGTGGCAAAACATTCCTCTGACCTGAGCTCAACAGCGTCTCTATTTGCTTAAGCCAAAACCTGCCTTCTGCAAGGTGGTGAGGGCTACATCGCATGGAGGGCAGTATTAGAGCAAAGGTATAGGCCAATTGAGGTTATAAAACTGGCTGTGCCTAAGGCTATTTGTGCAAACCAATGCATGGTGCCGCTACTATGCTCTGGCTAATATTATATATAGATATGTGCTACCGGCATAGATTGGTCAACACTGTGCTGTATAATGATGTTAAGCTCACCCGTCTTTGCAGCGTTTTCCAGCCAGGCAGCCCTGCCAGCCCTTTTTCATGGACCCAGCCACACGCTCTACTTGTCTCCTCTGTGAAGGCTGAAAGGCAGGACACGCCTCTGTTCTTTTTCATAAGCAGGACACCCCGCTGCTTACATAGCTGAGCAGGCAAAGAGAGGGAAGCATCTCCTGCCCCCTGGCtgagcagaatctgtcccaggcCTGTCACCACCTGGCGACCTGCTTTTAACTTCAAGGTCAGAATTTCCAGCCTAGATCCATCATGCCTTACATATCACCTGCAAGTTCACAGTGGCTAAGAGGACCAGTGCGTTACCGTTGGCAGAGCCCTCACATACCACCCTGTAAACCCCTAGGCACCccctctgtgccctctgccagtgtgAGGTCACAGGTGCTTATGTAGTGCCCAGGATGAACCAACAGCTGCTCGGTGATTGGAGTTCTCAGCAGAGGGGAGTTGGAGCAAGTTGCTGTCCAGGATAGGTGAGGTGAACTCTGGTTTTCTGATTCAAAGAAACCTGCCACCTTCCCCACACTCTGGGTGTAAGTCACCCCCGCAGAGGGGCCCCACCAAGCTTGTGCTTCGCTGAAACCCCACGGTAGGGCTTATGGCATACCTtggctttgtgctggccctctgcttgGGGTGCCAGTCATCCTCTTTGCATAGCACCAAGCAAATGCCAGCCTGCAGCTTTTGTATATGTCCAACTTCCACTGACAACAGCGGGGGAGGCTGAATGTGCAAGGCCCATGGGATCTGCCTGGGAAATTGAGGGTGCAGATCTCCAAGCTTTCCCCAGGATACCCCAGGGGTTTTTGTAATCTGATCTAATTCCCATTCCCTGATGGGATTGTCATGTTCCTCTGCAGCTGATGTGATGTGTCTGGAACCAGCAAAAGCCCTCATCCCAGGGAAGACGATGCAGTGACACGGTTTCACGTGAGAGGCAGTGTTctctagtgggcagagcacaCGAGCCAGAGCCAGGGACTCACCAGCCATTGCACCCACCCCTAGTGAGAGTCAGTCCCTACAAGGTAATTAGACAAAGCAGAATTATTCTTCCTCCCCCAGGGAGGGACTAACTGACTGGGGGTCCCCCCATGTCCCTCGAGTGCCAGTTCACTGCCTTAACCACCAGGTTTGCCTTCCTCAGTGCTGTTGCAGACCCTCTGGCAGGTCACTTGCtctgttgtgcctcagtttccccaatctgGATCATCAGCCTGGAAGGGTCCTCCTGGATTTTCAAGTCCAGTCCCTAGCCGCACAGGCCACCCCGCCATCGCAGCCCCTCCAGTTCCAGCCTCAGACTAGTTGTGGGGGAtgtcccctgcccctgctcctgtcaGGGGTGGACGGTGTTCCAGAAGGCTTGAGCCCTTCTCATTCCCAGTCATGAAGCGGATATGGGTCTCATGGGGTTAACTATTTCCAGAGCTCTGAAGGAGGGTCTGAGACAAGTCAGGGGCTGGGGCCCCTTTTCCCGCGACCTACCCGGCTTCGTGGACCTCCCGCCCCGCTCCAGATCTGGCTCAGCCCGCgctgctgcccaggctggctgcctccccttcccccggctgcccccagctgtggtggCATCCCAGGCATTCCCCGAATAGAGCCCATCGTGCCCCCGCTCCAGCTCATTCCCCCTCTATTTATAGCTCCTCCGTGGCGTGGGCTCCTCTCCGGCCTATTTTAAGCCCAAGCAGCTGGTGCTGTAGGCACCAACGCCGGCTTCCCGGGCAACTCCCAAGGGACGTGGGGCCCTCCTCCAGCGGCTCCCGCGGCGTGGCCACTGGCAGAGGCACAACGGCTGCAGTGGTTTCTGGCCCCACAGCGATGCACAGGGAGGCTGGAGAAGgtacgggggggtgggggggggcggcggtCGGCAGGGACACCGTACCTGTCAgcgtgtgggaagggggtgggatggaGAACATGGGAGCCGTTCCCCTGCTCCTGTGCCAGCCTTGAGCTGCCTCCCTTGGGTGTTCATCCTGCCAGGTGCAGCCGTGGGATTATGAGGGGCAGGGTGAGGCcacctggcccagccctgggaggACAGAGACCCCAGACGAGATCAGACCAGAGGAGGTAGCTGCCAGCACCCACCTAAGAGAGGGCCCCAGTATAAGTCCAGCCCAGGAGAGGCCGGGCTTAAAGGTGGAGCCCCCAGCTCAGGCCCAAGATGGGGGAGGTGGCTGCAGGTGGGTCCAAGGCCAGGCTGACCCCAGCGAGGTTGCTGGCAGCACAGGCTGGCATGTAGGGATAACTGCACTGGCACTCCCGCCAGCCTAGTAGGATGTTAACACCCCATTAACTCCCTggtcccccccctgcccccgtccTATGGGGCTGGCTTAGTGCCTGCTCTGCACTTTGCTAATCCCAGACTGGGCACTGCCCCTCCCTGACAGTTGGGCACAAGATGGGGGTGCCATCAGCTCACACTTAGGGCAGCAGAGAGCGCGCAGCGGGGAGAAGCTGGCGGAACTGGGCGTTCCTTGAACATGAGTGCCAGTTCAACCTGCTTGCAGGGGACCTTCATGAGCTGCAGCACCTCTGTTTTAAAGTACCAACCTCCAACCCTCACTTATCTTGGCTGACACATGATGGGATTGACCCACAGCCCTCCAGTACTAAAGACCCAAGCTTGCGCTTAGGGGGCTGTAATCGATTCATAGTCTCTGCTGATTGGCCCAGAGGAGGACCCATACCACACAGGGCAGTGGGTCACATGTGCTGTGTTAAGGTTGGTgatccttaaagccccagcttctggagtcatgggAACACATGAAAATGTGagcaccttttttaaaaatgtacatttctaGCCATTATAGTTGCAGCGACAAGCTTGAAAAATGTGACCAGGAATTGTCCGACAGGCTCAAAAGTGAGAAGACAAAGGCAAAGACCccaaaattgcattaaaaaaaaccctcagttttTAAGACACTCTCATGATTTTGCTAGAGCCCCCCCATGGTAGTTGGGGCTGGCCATATGGCTGAGCCCCACACTGGGGCTGGGTTGGTTAAACCCCTCGAAGCACAAACACCTTAATGCTGGGCTTGGCTTGAGCTAGCTGGGGCCCATGGTAGCAGAAAACGAAACCGTACAGGGGGAGCCTGTGGCACGTAGGCTGCAGCAACCCTTGGCTTTGTGGTGTGGGCAGCAGAACAACGCAAACGTCTCATCCGTAGCTAGTACAGATGCCTGGCTGGTGAGGCTTGCGCACCAGAGTCCATCCAATCCCAGCTctgaggtcgggaaggaatttcctccctGGTCAGCTTGGCCATGTGACAGTTATATTAAGGTGACAGGGCTAAGAGGCTCCAGTATTTGCTGCCGGCGGCTACATGTCACATGGGccaggttcgggggggggggggggcgcttggTAACAGGCTCTGGCAAGGTTGTGACTGGTTCATCAGCTCATGTGACAAACTGCAGCCTCACAACTGGCCGTTCCTGGTGTCCTTGATCAGAGAGGCCAAGGGTTGAACAGATCCCAGAGGTCAAGTCTGGGGCATTGGCAAAGAGACACTCGCTCTGCTGGCATCTGATCTGTGGGCAAAGCAAAGCGCGCTAGTCTGGCACTGCTAGTCAGCATCGTCCATCGCTGCTTCATTGTCAGCCATCAGAGCCTCTGCCCATCAGGTctgagcaccaccaccaccatgtgcATTAACGAGCCTGTGAGGCGGATGGGGGGGGATTATCCCCTCCAttatacagctggggaaaccgaggcacagagcagcaatatgatctgcccaaggtcatgcagtgagTCTGTGGCATAGATGGGGGTGAAAACCTGACCCCATTGACAGCAATGGGGTTTCAACACTCTCCCCCTGCCCATGTTTCCAGATGTGCATTAAGCATTCTTGTATGTTGTGTCAGTGCTGATAAGGGCTGGATCACAGTAGTGAGCCAGCTGGTAAAGGCGCcagcctgccctccctcccccagccatctACTGCCAATTTAAAAAAGGGCCAACCATTTCCTGGGATGACATAAGGTGGGCCCCCTTACTAGCGACAGGGGTAACCAGAACTGACCCTTCGAAATTGTGGGGACTGAGGAAAagggtttggggagggcatgAGGAATCAATGGGGctctctgggtgggtgggggcgaTGCACTGCTTCCTCTTAGCAATGATTTGCCTCATTCTGCAGAAGGTTTTGCTTGTCAAATGACAGGTGGCAGTTAGGTTCTCATGTCCAGCTCAACTGGATTTTGCATGGCCACAGCTAAGGACAGGAGCCGTTTTAGGAGAGCGGGACATTAGCATGATTAAGCCGGGTGGCATTAACAAGTCAGCTGTGTATTTATGGCCCCGCAGTAGCATGACATCAGTATGCGATGCCCATCTAGGGCACAGCTCACAGCAGCCACTGAGTCTTGCCATGGGCTGGCCGGGAATCACACAGCTGCTGCATCCTGTGGGATAAATCCAGCTAAGTGCTCGGGGGTGTGACCGGCTGTTACAAACTATAACAATGTCTGCTTGGCACAGCTTAGACGTGACTCCAGGTTGGGGGGACCGGAAGTCTGCACCAAGCAGTGGGACTGTGCACTCCAGTCCCTCTGCAGCTCCCCTGGAGACTGTACACAAGAAGGGGTTTTGCATGGCCAGAAGCTGCCAGATGAGACCTGGCAGGACTGGAACAGGAGGGAAAGCGCTGTGGTGGCCAGGCTAACAGGTATCCCCATGGATTCTGGGGAGAGGTGGCGAGAGCCCCAGAACTTGGCCATTTAACCTGGACAGGACACACCAAGGGGAATAGAGTGTTGGGAAAAATCCTGCCTTGGGCACCTCCATCACTAGCTATGTTCCACTGAAACTAACCAGAGTCAGAGTGAAACCGACCAGGCTGAGGGCTAGAGGCCAAGGCAGCAGGCCTCAaagctcctcctccttctctggcAGAAATCGAGGTGAAGGCAGACACCTCCCCACCCAGGGAGCCCATCGACCTCAATGGCAACGACCTGGCAGAGATCAACCTGCACTCGGTGGAGTCCATCAGTGACCTGTACTGGGTGCCTGGGGGCCACAAGGCCGCGGAGGGTGAGGACTATTCCCCCCAGGGGCTGGTGGTTGTGTCCTTCACTTGGGGGGAACTCTGACCATAGTGCCAGACAGGCCAAGGGTGATCCCTAATCTCCTTGCTGCCTGTGCAATGCTGCAGGCCAGCTGGGCTGCGGCAGTGGGGATTGAACCTCCGATGTCTGGATCTCTCTGGCCTGAGCTAAAGGGTCCAGCTCAGCTAGCCAGGGCCATAGCAGGCTCATCAGCCACCACTagaaggcagcagcagggcactACACAGACCAAAGCATCCTGGTTGCTTTAGGAGCATGGTGATGGCTGATGTGGGGGGAGAGTCTGGGGCTGAAACAAAGAGGCTCTCAGTactgggggtcaggggacagaTCAGCTCTGGGGATCCAGTGGCTGTTGAGGGGTGTCAGCCTGCATAATTAATGCCAAATCCCCCCCAGAGATAGGGCAAGTATGGGATAGCCCTGAGGCAGCGGAGGAAAGGAGCAGTCACAGGGTGAGGGGGGGCTGCTCAGATCAGGCTGGTTCCTCCCTCAGGACACCTGCCCCCCGACCGATTCTGTTGCCAGCCTGGGATTGCTCAGCCAGGGATCGGGCCGTGCTATGCCTTGACTGGCACagaaggggcagtgggacagactgcactggcatggccctgcagTGAGTCCATTGCATGGCATGGGCCTGGCACTGCAGCAGGGAAGCTCACCAGCTGCCCTCATGCAGATGTTTCtcagtggggctgctgggcaCTAAGGGGGCACCGGGGCAGGGAGCGTTAGTGGCTGGCATCTCACTCTTTTCTAACCTTTCTCCCCAGGGAACGGCCTGTCTCAGTCCACCACCCCACAGACCCCTCAGGCTCACTCCACCAAGcgctgtggggctgggccagcccTCCTGCCGACACTGCGAGCCGTCCGCACCACCCCCATCTGCCCCTGCTTCCATCCTGCCTGCTGCCGCACAGCCCTCTTCGCCCTGCTCGGGGCCCTGGTGCTAGCCAGCCTCACCCTTGCCACACTGGCCGTGTACCTGAGCGGTACGTGGGACCATCTCCTTCAGCACTTGACACGCTGGCCCTGCCCTACTGGGCTGGGGGCACCTGCTGTGCAAATGGGACCTGGGCAGGGAGTGGCAGGGGTAGCCCATGTAGAATCAGAGCACTTGCTGGCCCTGCAGTGAAGGAGGCAGCACGGGTAGCAAGGTGCCATGTGGGAGCCGTGCCAGGAGCCACTTTAGTAGCAGACTAACAGGCAGAGTTCCCAGGCCAGGCTGAGGCATTGTTGGGGCCCCCACATCCCATCCCCAGTGAGAGCGggagctgagcccctgccccatcccactttCTGCACCTCCCAtcctcctgctgccccttccACCACCCTGAGCTAGGGAGAGCACTGTGGAAAAGGTCCCAGCCTGTGGCCACGCTGGCACAGCAGCATGGGTGGGTATGGTGAGGCAGCTGGGTTTGAGCCCTGCCAGTGGGGCCCTCtccctgtggcagagacaggctccattCCCACTCTCAGCCCTCGCCGGGCACTAGCTCGGGGAGAGCTCGCTGCCGGCAGCTGCAGGGGGCGAGGAGCAGGATAACCCGCACGGGTCGCTGCTAACAGAGATGGGCTGAGGGGGCCGGCCTGGTGGCAGCAGCGGCCATGCTCTCGTGGATGGGATCCTCCTGGGTTCAATGGCAGACTCCCTGAGCATCACCCTGTTCTCTAGCTGAGCTCCCAGGCTGCCCCCAAGGGGACGCTGTAGCGTGGCAGATGGGGCTCTCGGCCTCAGTGGGAGCTCAGGGTTGAAGCAGCAGTGGGTCTGCCCCCTAGTGGCATGGTTTGGCTAGAGACGGTTCCTCGACTGCAGGTTATGAGTTCTAAGCCCGTGGTGACCGTGGCCATAGGCAAGAAGGGCCAGAATGGGCTTGGGGAGCCAGGAGCACCACCTACAGGGTTTCCTCTCTCCCCTACAGTCCTGCAGAGCGAGTCGCTGCGGGTCCTGTCCCAGTGGCTGGAGGCCCAGGAGGAGTCCGTGCAGCAGATGAGGGCCACCAGCCTGCAGCTGTGGAAGCGGTTGAATGTCAGCGAGGCCTCGGACCAGATGTGAGCCAACCACCCTGGGCCTGCTGCTCCTTCTGATGGGGAGGGCATAAGTCCAGAACTGCCTCCCGCACCCCGGGGCAAGCACCCTCTCTGCAGGGAACATGGACTGACCAGAGGCCAGGCCAAGCACTTCTGGTCTCAGGGGGTCATTGCTGGAGTACTAGGAGCCTGTTCAGGGGCAGGCAGCCTGTAAAGGACTAAGGGGGGATAATGaggagaatctccatcattacaccccccccccccacagcctatTTATTATCCACTCCACAGTCACGCCTTATTTATAACCCCTCCCCCTCTAACAccagcttctccctccccccagcactatTTATCCTTTCTAAATATAAATTTTGTATGTGACAATAAAGCTGTACTAGCAcgcacccccccaccctccaacagCCCCATGGGACCCAGCTACCAGCTAGCTTCATGGCCTGCTTGAACCGCTGTGGTTGGAGTTCAGGGCATGACCCCCACCTGGGCACCTGCCCAACAGCCCGAACCTAGGCACACCCTGAAGCTACTCTACCTTTGCTGGGGAGGGCACAAAGGGCCTGTGAGCTGAAACAGGAGGCATGCTAGAGGGGTCCCAGCCCAGTGGTGGTTGGGGGGAGCCCACGGCTCAGGCTTGAGGGGcaccagcccagctgggggaggcagtTAGACCAGGAAAGGCAGATGCTGGAGCCTGACCTTCCACAGCTGCAGAAAGCAAGAGCCCCTGAGGGCTTGTTTAGGCCTTCAGGCCTTTTCTATAGAGAATCAGCCCCAAATCTCTTCCCCTCCTTACCCTTAACTCATGGTTtgcaacctatttatcattgtgggcagcatatgcagcccacatgatgttacctgggccacaggttgagaaccacagtgcccaccccccaaacctctttgcccagcaccccctccacagagtggggccaggagcagagccccgggt
The sequence above is drawn from the Natator depressus isolate rNatDep1 chromosome 7, rNatDep2.hap1, whole genome shotgun sequence genome and encodes:
- the LSMEM2 gene encoding leucine-rich single-pass membrane protein 2; translation: MHREAGEEIEVKADTSPPREPIDLNGNDLAEINLHSVESISDLYWVPGGHKAAEGNGLSQSTTPQTPQAHSTKRCGAGPALLPTLRAVRTTPICPCFHPACCRTALFALLGALVLASLTLATLAVYLSVLQSESLRVLSQWLEAQEESVQQMRATSLQLWKRLNVSEASDQM